A window from Leptospira meyeri encodes these proteins:
- the gspE gene encoding type II secretion system ATPase GspE → MRKSLGQILLEDGILTIKDLEDISKQQEKTNLPITHIIQKKGLASETDILKALAKLHRMEFIDKLEFVGNDDVFGKIPLKLVQRSKIVPVSVKGKKVIVATCDPTDLHPMDDMRSFLKGYEIQFVLATENEIMRIIHSQFDKTTAEAKEMMDEMDGSFGDLSDAFESDALDLSNEAPIIKMVNVILSQAVSERASDIHVEPFEKSVVVRYRVDGVLQKVLTPPKSYLAGISTRIKIMSNLNIAENRLPQDGRIKLRLAGKDVDVRVSIIPCQFGERIVMRILNKTDQKYSIETMGFNKEILNDFKNLIYKPYGIILVTGPTGSGKSTTLYSALSEINTEERNIITCEDPVEYQMDGISQMQMNEKIGLTFAAGLRSILRQDPDVVMVGEIRDEETARIAIQASLTGHLVFSTLHTNDASSAVTRLVDMGIEPYLITSSVLGFMAQRLVRVICKDCKTSYKPTDKDLAGLGIQRKELKNGVLYRGKGCSSCLNSGYKGRTGLYELLTMNDEIKRAILQGADSNRIKELALKNGLSTLQDYGKYKVIEGVTTPEEVLRVS, encoded by the coding sequence ATGAGAAAGAGTTTAGGCCAAATTCTATTAGAAGATGGGATCCTGACGATAAAGGATCTTGAAGATATTTCCAAACAACAGGAAAAAACAAATCTTCCCATCACTCATATCATTCAAAAAAAAGGTCTCGCTTCTGAAACTGACATTCTAAAAGCATTAGCAAAACTCCATCGTATGGAGTTTATCGACAAACTTGAGTTTGTTGGAAATGATGATGTATTCGGAAAAATTCCCTTAAAACTCGTCCAACGTTCTAAAATTGTTCCTGTTTCTGTCAAAGGCAAAAAAGTAATCGTTGCCACTTGTGATCCAACGGACCTCCATCCTATGGATGATATGAGGTCCTTCTTAAAAGGATACGAAATCCAGTTCGTTCTCGCCACAGAAAACGAAATTATGAGAATCATCCATTCTCAGTTTGACAAAACCACCGCCGAAGCGAAAGAGATGATGGATGAAATGGATGGAAGTTTCGGAGATCTCTCCGATGCTTTTGAATCCGATGCCTTGGATTTATCCAATGAGGCTCCCATCATTAAGATGGTGAATGTGATTTTATCCCAAGCTGTTTCTGAAAGAGCTTCTGATATCCACGTAGAACCATTTGAAAAATCGGTCGTGGTTCGGTATCGTGTGGATGGGGTTTTACAAAAAGTTCTTACGCCACCTAAATCCTATTTGGCGGGGATATCCACTCGTATCAAAATCATGTCGAATTTGAATATTGCGGAAAACCGATTGCCTCAAGACGGTAGAATCAAACTTAGGTTAGCGGGAAAGGACGTGGATGTCCGGGTTTCCATCATTCCATGTCAATTTGGGGAACGTATCGTAATGCGTATCCTAAACAAAACAGATCAAAAGTATTCGATCGAAACAATGGGTTTTAATAAAGAAATTTTAAATGATTTTAAAAATTTAATTTATAAACCCTATGGAATTATTTTAGTCACGGGTCCTACTGGATCTGGTAAATCAACAACTCTCTACTCTGCGCTTTCTGAAATCAATACAGAAGAACGAAACATCATCACTTGCGAAGATCCAGTGGAATACCAAATGGATGGAATTTCGCAAATGCAAATGAACGAAAAAATAGGTTTAACTTTTGCGGCGGGCCTTCGTTCCATCCTTCGTCAAGATCCGGATGTGGTAATGGTAGGGGAAATCCGCGACGAGGAAACAGCAAGGATTGCCATCCAAGCATCCCTCACTGGTCACTTAGTATTTTCAACTCTCCATACCAATGATGCGTCCTCAGCTGTGACTAGGCTTGTGGATATGGGAATCGAACCTTACCTTATCACAAGTTCGGTGTTAGGTTTTATGGCCCAACGTCTTGTTCGTGTTATTTGTAAGGATTGTAAAACAAGTTACAAACCTACTGATAAAGATTTAGCTGGTCTTGGAATCCAAAGAAAAGAACTAAAAAATGGTGTTTTGTATCGTGGGAAAGGTTGTTCCTCCTGTCTAAATTCTGGATACAAGGGGCGAACTGGTTTGTATGAACTTCTTACCATGAATGATGAAATCAAACGTGCCATTTTACAAGGTGCCGACTCCAATAGAATCAAGGAACTCGCTCTTAAAAATGGTCTTTCTACCTTGCAAGATTACGGCAAATATAAAGTCATCGAGGGTGTAACTACCCCAGAAGAAGTTCTTCGGGTATCTTAA
- the gspD gene encoding type II secretion system secretin GspD, protein MRNRLPLVVLSICLYVFVTPGFSQEKGKPKAKSSPEPASFTADWRDTELKDFLMGMSAIIKRNILIDDAVKGKKVTIISQKRVKIEDAYGFMKSVLETQGFGLIEENDLIKVVKIKDALAKSPIVRIGKDPVSESEVSLNKTITQIVPLEFSNAVELEPILKRVTSPDTDIIIPKNQNTLIFSGSTSDINKLLKLVDNLDIRVDGPGSISSAGDIHIYTLEYNEAEKLAAILVKLDMPDAPTAPAPSGQPGETGPDGKPNPPPQPVAQQAKVPGKQDKIKAVAHKESNSLIVTATPQEWEEIKKIIKILDTPRKQVLLEVLIVELTSTDLNDFGIDWRYQELAYGQFNTGLAATGGVIDKNGRPTNVNTLSGFSLGFIRRGGQQIIGILNANSTNENFNVLSAPQILTLDNQEAEINVGQDVPVRTQNRNAGLGGDNAVTVANFEYRPTGIKLKFTPHINKNNRITLDLYQEIKNVAGISSEATGGNPTFNKRDIKTTIVVDNIQTIVIGGLLSNDKQKKVQKIPILGEIPLLGTLFRRTTNQNRKTNLMVFLTPHILDDRDKSDRMTIQKKNEQERMVDEREKKLR, encoded by the coding sequence ATGAGAAATCGTCTTCCTTTAGTAGTACTTAGCATTTGCCTTTATGTATTTGTGACACCAGGCTTTTCTCAAGAAAAGGGAAAACCCAAAGCGAAATCTTCTCCTGAGCCTGCAAGTTTTACTGCCGATTGGAGAGATACTGAACTCAAAGATTTCCTAATGGGTATGAGTGCGATCATCAAAAGAAACATCCTGATTGATGATGCTGTCAAAGGAAAAAAAGTAACCATCATTTCTCAGAAACGAGTGAAAATCGAAGATGCCTACGGATTTATGAAGTCCGTTTTAGAAACACAAGGTTTTGGTCTGATCGAAGAAAATGACCTTATCAAAGTAGTCAAGATCAAAGATGCACTTGCTAAGTCTCCAATTGTTCGGATTGGAAAAGATCCTGTTTCTGAATCAGAAGTTTCACTGAATAAAACCATCACACAAATTGTTCCCTTAGAATTCTCAAATGCTGTGGAATTGGAACCCATCCTCAAAAGGGTTACTTCTCCCGATACAGATATCATCATTCCGAAAAACCAAAACACATTGATTTTTTCCGGTTCTACCTCTGATATCAATAAGTTACTGAAGTTAGTGGACAACTTGGATATCAGAGTGGATGGGCCAGGTTCCATTTCTTCTGCAGGTGATATTCATATTTACACTTTGGAATACAACGAAGCAGAAAAACTTGCCGCCATACTCGTCAAGTTGGATATGCCAGATGCACCAACGGCTCCGGCACCAAGTGGACAACCAGGTGAAACCGGACCTGACGGAAAACCGAATCCACCTCCACAACCTGTCGCACAGCAAGCCAAAGTCCCAGGCAAACAAGATAAAATCAAAGCTGTGGCTCATAAAGAGTCCAACTCACTGATTGTGACGGCAACACCTCAAGAATGGGAAGAAATTAAAAAAATTATAAAAATTCTCGATACTCCCAGAAAACAAGTGTTACTTGAGGTCCTGATCGTAGAGCTTACGTCTACTGATCTTAATGACTTCGGTATTGATTGGCGTTACCAAGAGTTGGCCTATGGACAGTTTAACACTGGTCTTGCGGCTACGGGTGGGGTCATCGATAAAAACGGCCGACCGACAAACGTAAACACTCTATCAGGATTTTCACTTGGTTTTATTCGTCGTGGTGGTCAACAAATCATCGGTATCTTAAACGCAAACTCCACTAATGAAAATTTCAATGTATTGTCTGCTCCTCAGATTTTAACTTTGGACAACCAAGAGGCAGAGATCAATGTGGGGCAAGATGTTCCCGTGAGAACACAAAACCGTAATGCCGGTCTTGGCGGGGACAATGCTGTCACGGTTGCCAACTTTGAATATCGCCCAACAGGGATTAAACTTAAATTCACTCCACATATTAATAAAAATAACCGCATCACTTTAGATCTTTACCAAGAGATTAAAAACGTAGCGGGGATATCTTCCGAAGCGACGGGTGGAAACCCGACCTTCAACAAACGAGATATCAAAACAACCATTGTTGTGGACAATATCCAAACCATTGTGATTGGGGGATTACTCTCCAATGACAAACAAAAGAAAGTGCAAAAGATCCCCATTTTAGGAGAGATTCCACTTCTTGGAACACTCTTTCGTAGGACTACAAATCAAAACCGTAAAACCAATTTAATGGTATTTTTAACTCCGCATATCCTCGACGATCGCGATAAATCGGATCGTATGACCATCCAAAAGAAAAATGAACAAGAAAGGATGGTCGACGAACGAGAAAAGAAATTACGATGA